TGACGTCGACGCGGATCCATCGCCCCATGGCCGACGCGCCGATGTCGATCTGTCCGCCCTGCTGCGTATGACGCAGGGCGTTGGCGATGAGGTTTGTCAGCACCCAGGCGATCTTGGAAGGATCGATGCGGACCAGGGGAAGAGGATCGCCGAGACGGGACGTGACGGATAGGTCCTTCTCCGCCAGCTGGATGGCCATGATCTTGAGCACGTCGTCGACGATGACGCCCAGGGAGACCTCCTCGAAGGAGAGGGCGATCTGTCCCGCTTCGAGTCGGGAGAGATCGAGAAGATCGTCGACGAGCGATCGAAGTCGATGGAGATCTTCGTCGGCGGCGACGAGAAGTTGTCTCTCATCGCCCTCGATTCCGCCGCCGAGATGTTCCCGGAGCAGATCGAGGCTCATGAGGGCGCTTGTCAGCGGCGTGCGCAGCTCGTGGGAGGCTCGGGCGATGAAATCGCTCTTGGCTCGGTCCAGGGTGACTCTCTGCGTCACGTCTCTGAAGACGATCAGCACGGGAACGGGAGGTTCCCCGCCGTTGCGGATGGGGATGAGCGAAAGCTCCAGAAGAAGGTTTCGCCGGTCCGTCCCGTGGTCGAAGGGGAGGGTCGTCGGAGAGCGGCCCGTTTCGACGGTCTCTTTGATTTTCTGCTGAAGTTCCTCGCCGGAGAGACACTCGAAGATATGTCTTCCCAGCGTCCTCTCCGGCGCGAGATCGAGCATGCGGGCGGCCGAGGGGTTGATGTCGGTCACGACAAGATGGCTGTCGACGACGACGAGGCCGTCATCCATGGCGGCGATGATGGAACGGCTCTTGTTGGTGGCCGCCAAGAGCTGAGAGACCTTCATCTCATTCTGCAGCCGGAGCTTACGGACCATTCCGTTGAAGGAGAGGGCCAGCTGGCCGATCTCGTCGCCCGAGAGACCCTCCACGGGGACTTCGGGGTAGTGCCCCTCTCCGACTTTTTCCGTTCCCTCCAGGAGGCGCCGAAGGGGACGAACGATGCGACCGGGAAGGATGGACCCGAAAAGAATGCCGCCCACTAGCGACAGGCCGCCCAGAAGGCCGGTGATGCCCACGGCCCTTCGCGCCTGCTGCAGGGCCCGATCCGACGCGGCGAACATGGCGTCGCGGTTCATTCCCTCCAGATGGGCGAGGGCCTCCGCGGCCTCGTCGAAGGGCAGACCGGCCGAGGTGGAGAGCCGGCTCATGGAATCGATGAGACTCATCCAGATGCGGCGATGGCTTTCTCCGACGGCTTCGACGGCAGGCCCCTCTCCGGGAAGGGTCAGATTTCCCCGAGCGCGATGATAGCCCTCCATGAAGGCCATCTCCGCCTCGTACAGCGCGGAGAAGGTGCCCCTCTCCAGCGGCGGGCCCGAAAGGAGAAGGTGCTGCCGGGAGTGGGCCCGCTCCATGGTGCGGACCGCCTCGATGCTTTCGTAGTTCTCCTTGAGGATTCCCTCGGCCGATCGTCCCAGGCCGATGAGGTAGAAAAAGGAGATCGCCAGGACGAGGAAATTGAGCAGAACGAGCGCGATCAATCCGAGCAGGATCTTGTTCCGAATGGACAACGTCAACGGCGTCTCCCTCCCGTCGGCAGCGATTCTAGCATGGCGTCCGGCGCCGTCCCTTCTCCCTTGATCGAATCTTGAGGTACGGATCCGACCTTTTTGATGAATCCTTGAGGGCGAAGGGCTAAAATGTCGGGGAAGAAGGAGGTGGGGCAGATGAAGAGCGTCGACGCCCATCCCGTTCCGTCGGAATCCCCTGCGTCCCGGCCCGAGCGGATTCTCGTCTGTCTCGGCCCCAGCCCCTTCGGCGAGCGCCTTCTCCGCGAAGGCCTCCGGATGGCCCGGGCTTCCGGAGGCGAGCTGTGGGCCCTCCACGTGGAGCCCCCCCTTCCCCGCCAGGGGGAGGCCGATCGGCTTTCCATGGAGGGGAATCTGCGTCTCGCCGAGGAGCTGGGCGCTCGGCTTTTCGTCCGCCCCGGCGACGACGTCGCCGCCGTCGCCGCCGATTTCGCCCGTCGCCACGGCGTGACGCGCATCCTCGCCGGCAAGCCCCTTCTTCCCCGGTGGAGAACCCTCTTGCGGGGAACCCTCGTGGACCGCATGATCCGTCTCAGCGGCTCCATCTCCGTCGTCGCCTTCAGCGGCGTCGAGGCCCTTCCCCCCTCCCGCGGCGACGGCCCCTCTCCCCGGGCCTACGGAGGGGGTCTGGCCCTCGCCCTGGCCGCCACGGCCGTCGGGCTTCCCCTGAGCCGCGTCATGGCTCCCGCCAACGTCGTCATGGTCTACCTCGCCGCCGTCCTCGTGGCGGCCCTTTTCCTCGGCAGGGGGCCTTCAGCGGTGACGGCCGTCGTCGGCGTTCTCGCCTTCGACGTCTTTCTCGTGCCTCCCTACTACACCCTGGCCGTCGCCGATTCCCAGTACCTCGTCACCTTCGCCGGCCTCCTCGGCGTCGGCCTCGTCGTCAGCGGATTGGCCTCGCGGGCCCGAGAGCAGGCCCGCGAGGCCAGGCGCAGGGAGGAGGAGGCCCTGGCCCTTCACGCCTTCAGCCGCGACCTGGCCGCTGCGGCGTCGAGAGAGGCCGTCGTCGCCGCCGTGACGGAACACCTCTCGCGGATGTTGGGCTGGGATTCGGCCCTTTTCCTGGCCGACGGATCGGGCGGTCTCCGCGCCGTCACGCCTCTCCCCCCGACGGCCGGTCTGGAGGCGATGGTCGGCGACGTTCATCGCCTCGGCCGATCCCAGGAGACGACGGGAGGCGCCCTCGGTCTTCCCCTCGAAGTCCCGGGCGAGAAAGTCGGCGTCCTCGTCCTTTTCCCCCGCCAGGAGAGCCGTTCGGGGCGGCTGCGCGACACGGTCGTCCTCCAGGCGGCCCAGGCCCTTCATCATCTCCTGCTCGACGAGCGGGCCCGCGAGGCGGAGCTCCTCCAGGTCCGCGAGAAGATCCAGACGGCCCTTCTCAACTCCATCTCTCACGAAATACGGACGCCTCTGTCGTCCATCACCGGCGTTCTCAGTTCCCTGCGAGGGGGGGCGAAGGCCTTCGCCTTCGACGAGGCCTCCCGGTCGGCGCTCATCGAGACGGCCTGGTCCGAGGCGCGGCGCCTCAACGGTCTCGTCGGCAACCTGCTCGGCATGAGCCGCCTCGAGGCGGGAGCCCTTCGGCTTGCCCTCGAGCCCTGCGACCCGGCCGAAATCGTCGCCCACGTCCTGGACCAGATGCACGAGCGCCTCGAGGGACGGGAGGTCGAAACGGAACTGCCCCGCGAGGCCTGTCTCGTCACCGTCGATTTCATCTTCTTCTCCCTCGTCCTCGTCAACCTCGTCGACAACGCCCTCAAATACAGCCCTCCCGGCTCGCCCCTCGCCCTGGCCGTCCGTCGTTGCGGGAGCGCCTCCCTCGTCTTCGACGTCCTCGACCGCGGACCGGGAATTCCCGAGGCCTTCAGGGAGAAGGTCTTCGAGAAGTTCTTCCGCCTCGCGCCCGGCGGCGGAGGCACGGGGCTGGGGCTGGCCATATCGAAGGGGATCGTCGAGGCTCACGGAGGAACGCTGGAGGCCCTCTCCCGCAGGGACGGCGGAACGGTCATGAGGGTGACCCTGCCGGAGGCGGTCGAGCCGTGACGGCCGAGAACCGGCGCGTCCTCGTCGTCGACGACGAAAAGGCCATCCGCCGCCTCCTCGACCTCGCCCTCTCTCCCCAGGGCTACGCCGTCTTCGAGGCAGCCTCCGCCGCCGAGGGGCTGGCTCGGGCCATCGAGGTCCGTCCCGACCTGATCCTCCTCGACCTGGGGCTCCCCGACCGCGACGGAAGGGAGTTCATCGAAGAGCTGCGGAGCTGGTCCCAGATCCCCCTCATCGTCCTCTCCGTCCGCGACAGGGAGGCCGAGAAAATCGCCGCCCTCGACGGCGGAGCCAACGACTACGTCGTCAAGCCCTTCGGCATCGGCGAGCTTCTGGCCCGCATGCGGGCCGTCCTGCGCCGGGCCCTTCCCGCCGGAGAGGAGCCCCTTTTTCGCGTCGGCGACCTCGAAGTCGATCTGCCCCGTCGCCGTGTCCTCCTCGGAGGCCGCGAACTCTCCCTGACGCCGACGGAATACGACCTACTCAAAACGCTCATCCGCCACAGAGGCAAGGTCGTCACCCACGGCCGCCTCCTCCAGGCGGTCTGGGGCGAGGCCTACCGGGAGGAACGTCATCTCCTCCAGGTCAACATGAGCAACCTGCGCCGCAAGATCGAGCCCGACCCTTCGAGGCCTCGCTACCTCCTCACCGAGCCCGGCGTCGGCTATCGCCTTCGCGACGAGGGGTAGTGGAAAAATATATGTGGAAATGTGACCACTTATTGGGTATAATGGCCCCAA
The DNA window shown above is from Aminithiophilus ramosus and carries:
- a CDS encoding sensor histidine kinase; translated protein: MTLSIRNKILLGLIALVLLNFLVLAISFFYLIGLGRSAEGILKENYESIEAVRTMERAHSRQHLLLSGPPLERGTFSALYEAEMAFMEGYHRARGNLTLPGEGPAVEAVGESHRRIWMSLIDSMSRLSTSAGLPFDEAAEALAHLEGMNRDAMFAASDRALQQARRAVGITGLLGGLSLVGGILFGSILPGRIVRPLRRLLEGTEKVGEGHYPEVPVEGLSGDEIGQLALSFNGMVRKLRLQNEMKVSQLLAATNKSRSIIAAMDDGLVVVDSHLVVTDINPSAARMLDLAPERTLGRHIFECLSGEELQQKIKETVETGRSPTTLPFDHGTDRRNLLLELSLIPIRNGGEPPVPVLIVFRDVTQRVTLDRAKSDFIARASHELRTPLTSALMSLDLLREHLGGGIEGDERQLLVAADEDLHRLRSLVDDLLDLSRLEAGQIALSFEEVSLGVIVDDVLKIMAIQLAEKDLSVTSRLGDPLPLVRIDPSKIAWVLTNLIANALRHTQQGGQIDIGASAMGRWIRVDVTDNGEGIAEDDQARIFEKFAQVSGQRTGTGLGLPICREILRAHGGAIWVRSSLGSGSTFSFTVPAASAGEERNEGEERTA
- a CDS encoding DUF4118 domain-containing protein, which encodes MKSVDAHPVPSESPASRPERILVCLGPSPFGERLLREGLRMARASGGELWALHVEPPLPRQGEADRLSMEGNLRLAEELGARLFVRPGDDVAAVAADFARRHGVTRILAGKPLLPRWRTLLRGTLVDRMIRLSGSISVVAFSGVEALPPSRGDGPSPRAYGGGLALALAATAVGLPLSRVMAPANVVMVYLAAVLVAALFLGRGPSAVTAVVGVLAFDVFLVPPYYTLAVADSQYLVTFAGLLGVGLVVSGLASRAREQAREARRREEEALALHAFSRDLAAAASREAVVAAVTEHLSRMLGWDSALFLADGSGGLRAVTPLPPTAGLEAMVGDVHRLGRSQETTGGALGLPLEVPGEKVGVLVLFPRQESRSGRLRDTVVLQAAQALHHLLLDERAREAELLQVREKIQTALLNSISHEIRTPLSSITGVLSSLRGGAKAFAFDEASRSALIETAWSEARRLNGLVGNLLGMSRLEAGALRLALEPCDPAEIVAHVLDQMHERLEGREVETELPREACLVTVDFIFFSLVLVNLVDNALKYSPPGSPLALAVRRCGSASLVFDVLDRGPGIPEAFREKVFEKFFRLAPGGGGTGLGLAISKGIVEAHGGTLEALSRRDGGTVMRVTLPEAVEP
- a CDS encoding response regulator — its product is MTAENRRVLVVDDEKAIRRLLDLALSPQGYAVFEAASAAEGLARAIEVRPDLILLDLGLPDRDGREFIEELRSWSQIPLIVLSVRDREAEKIAALDGGANDYVVKPFGIGELLARMRAVLRRALPAGEEPLFRVGDLEVDLPRRRVLLGGRELSLTPTEYDLLKTLIRHRGKVVTHGRLLQAVWGEAYREERHLLQVNMSNLRRKIEPDPSRPRYLLTEPGVGYRLRDEG